The following proteins come from a genomic window of Methanosarcina sp. MTP4:
- the carB gene encoding carbamoyl-phosphate synthase large subunit, with protein sequence MPKRSDIKKILLIGSGPITIGQAAEFDFSGSQACRSLKEEGYEVVLVNSNPATIMTDPEMADAVYIEPLDAKVVARIIEKERPDGIIAGIGGQTGLNITSELAEMGVLEKFEVETLGTPVEAITNTEDRELFKETMLRIGEKVPLSKAVSSLKETEEVVEELGLPLIIRPAYTLGGAGGGIARTREELLEITERGLRRSRINQVLIEESVLGWAEVEYEVMRDANDTCIVICNMENFDPMGVHTGESAVVAPSQTLTDEEHQMLRTASIKIIRALKIEGGCNIQYALKEGDYRIVEVNPRVSRSSALASKATGYPIARVTAKIAVGMTLDEIVNSVTKNTPASFEPALDYVITKIPRWPFDKFTTADKTLTTAMKSTGEVMAIGRTIEESLLKAFKSLDIDSQVGIKQWDEHEITTLLKTPTSERLFVIYNALEKGYSIKEICDLSGINPFFISKIKKIVDKEKRIRAEGLTPELLREAKKMGFPDSRLSELTGKAMEEISDRRHEAGIVATFKMVDTCAAEFAAATPYYYSTYEDVCETDPTDRKKVLILGAGPIRIGQGIEFDYCTVHAVTALREEGIETHIINNNPETVSTDFDTSDKLFFEPLTLEYVMNVIERERPYGVLVQFGGQTSVNLAIPLKKELQRRTDLDTIIMGTDPDDMDLAEDREKFHQMMEELGIEQPDGGYATSEAEAIEVAKSIGFPVLVRPSYVLGGRAMEIVYDETDLERYMKEAVRVSPEHPILIDDFLEGACEIDVDAVCDKQEVLIGAIMEHIEEAGVHSGDSACVIPPQSLSEETLETVREYTRKIGLALKVKGLINIQMAEKDGKVFVLEANPRSSRTIPFVSKAVGIPLAKIASKVIAGHSLKDLGYTDEPKVKHVSVKEVLLPFDKLPGADPVLGPEMKSTGEVMGIDYDFGRAYFKAEIAAENLLPLTGKVFLSIRRDDKPKLVEIARKLEAAGLELMGTSGTVNYLADHGIFLDTVKKVHDGSPNVIDMMRRDEVSLIINTPTSRLSRRDGSRIRRAAVDFKVPYITTIQAAKAAADAIEAMKTGELTIKSINEYHAEI encoded by the coding sequence ATGCCAAAACGCAGTGACATTAAGAAAATTCTCCTTATAGGCTCCGGCCCGATCACTATCGGGCAGGCCGCAGAATTCGACTTTTCGGGCAGCCAGGCCTGCAGGTCCCTTAAAGAAGAGGGATACGAAGTCGTCCTTGTCAACTCGAACCCGGCAACCATCATGACCGACCCTGAAATGGCGGATGCGGTCTATATCGAGCCCCTGGACGCCAAGGTCGTTGCCAGGATCATCGAAAAGGAAAGGCCCGACGGGATCATTGCCGGAATCGGAGGTCAGACCGGGCTGAACATCACCAGTGAGCTTGCCGAGATGGGCGTCCTTGAAAAGTTCGAGGTAGAGACCCTGGGGACCCCTGTGGAAGCCATCACGAACACGGAAGACAGGGAGCTATTCAAGGAGACCATGCTCAGGATCGGGGAGAAAGTTCCCCTGAGCAAGGCGGTCTCTTCCCTGAAGGAAACCGAAGAAGTGGTCGAGGAACTCGGGCTTCCCCTGATCATCCGCCCGGCTTACACCCTGGGAGGAGCAGGCGGCGGGATTGCCCGTACAAGGGAAGAACTGCTGGAGATTACGGAAAGGGGCCTGAGGAGGAGCCGCATCAACCAGGTCCTGATCGAGGAAAGCGTGCTCGGCTGGGCAGAAGTCGAGTACGAGGTCATGAGGGATGCAAACGATACCTGTATCGTGATCTGTAACATGGAAAACTTCGACCCCATGGGTGTGCACACCGGAGAATCCGCGGTTGTGGCGCCGTCCCAGACCCTGACCGACGAAGAGCACCAGATGCTCAGGACAGCATCAATCAAGATCATCCGCGCCCTCAAGATCGAAGGGGGCTGCAACATCCAGTATGCCCTGAAGGAAGGGGACTACCGCATTGTGGAAGTCAACCCCAGGGTTTCAAGGTCTTCGGCTCTCGCTTCAAAAGCAACAGGCTACCCGATTGCCCGTGTGACTGCCAAGATCGCTGTGGGAATGACCCTGGACGAGATCGTAAACAGTGTCACTAAAAATACCCCGGCCTCTTTTGAACCGGCCCTGGACTATGTGATTACGAAGATCCCCAGGTGGCCCTTTGATAAGTTCACAACCGCGGACAAGACCCTGACCACGGCTATGAAGAGTACCGGAGAGGTTATGGCAATCGGCAGGACGATTGAAGAGTCCCTCTTGAAGGCCTTCAAGTCCCTTGACATCGACAGCCAGGTCGGGATAAAACAATGGGACGAGCATGAGATCACGACGCTCCTCAAGACCCCTACCAGTGAACGCCTCTTTGTTATTTACAACGCCCTTGAGAAAGGGTATTCCATAAAGGAGATCTGCGACCTTTCGGGGATCAACCCCTTCTTCATCTCAAAAATAAAGAAAATCGTGGACAAGGAAAAGCGCATCCGCGCAGAAGGACTCACTCCGGAGCTTCTCCGCGAAGCAAAAAAGATGGGCTTTCCGGACTCGCGCCTCTCTGAACTGACAGGAAAGGCCATGGAGGAAATCAGCGATCGCAGGCACGAGGCAGGAATCGTTGCAACCTTCAAGATGGTGGATACCTGCGCTGCCGAGTTTGCGGCTGCAACTCCTTATTATTACTCTACATACGAAGACGTCTGCGAAACCGACCCCACGGACAGGAAAAAGGTCCTTATCCTGGGCGCCGGCCCTATCAGGATCGGACAGGGAATCGAGTTTGACTACTGTACCGTGCACGCGGTAACGGCGCTTCGGGAAGAGGGAATCGAGACCCACATCATCAACAACAATCCTGAGACCGTTTCCACGGACTTCGACACTTCGGATAAGCTCTTCTTCGAGCCCCTGACCCTGGAATACGTGATGAACGTAATCGAGAGGGAAAGACCGTATGGGGTCCTGGTGCAGTTCGGAGGGCAGACCTCGGTGAACCTGGCAATCCCCCTGAAAAAGGAACTTCAGCGCAGGACGGACCTTGACACCATTATCATGGGCACCGACCCTGACGACATGGACCTTGCAGAGGACAGGGAAAAGTTCCACCAGATGATGGAAGAACTCGGGATCGAACAGCCCGACGGCGGGTATGCGACCTCCGAAGCCGAAGCAATCGAGGTTGCAAAAAGCATCGGCTTCCCGGTACTGGTCCGCCCCTCCTACGTGCTTGGCGGCAGGGCAATGGAAATCGTCTATGACGAGACCGACCTCGAACGCTACATGAAAGAGGCAGTAAGGGTCTCCCCGGAACACCCTATCCTGATCGACGACTTCCTGGAAGGCGCCTGTGAAATCGATGTCGATGCCGTCTGCGACAAGCAGGAAGTGCTCATCGGCGCAATCATGGAACACATCGAGGAAGCCGGGGTGCACTCCGGAGACTCCGCCTGTGTGATCCCCCCGCAGTCGCTTTCGGAAGAGACCCTGGAAACGGTCAGGGAGTACACGAGAAAGATCGGGCTTGCCCTGAAGGTAAAGGGTTTGATCAACATCCAGATGGCAGAAAAGGACGGGAAAGTCTTCGTGCTCGAGGCAAACCCGCGTTCCAGCCGCACCATCCCCTTCGTTTCAAAAGCTGTCGGAATCCCCCTTGCCAAGATCGCATCCAAAGTCATTGCCGGGCACAGCCTGAAGGACCTTGGCTACACCGACGAGCCCAAAGTCAAACACGTCTCGGTAAAGGAAGTCCTCCTGCCCTTTGACAAGCTCCCCGGAGCAGACCCGGTGCTCGGCCCCGAAATGAAGAGTACGGGCGAAGTCATGGGCATTGACTACGACTTCGGAAGGGCTTACTTCAAAGCCGAGATCGCTGCCGAAAACCTTCTCCCCCTGACAGGGAAGGTCTTCCTCTCCATTCGGAGAGATGACAAGCCCAAGCTCGTGGAAATAGCACGGAAACTCGAAGCTGCCGGCCTTGAACTCATGGGCACCAGCGGGACGGTCAACTACCTTGCCGACCACGGGATCTTCCTGGATACGGTCAAAAAGGTACACGACGGAAGCCCGAACGTAATCGATATGATGCGCCGGGACGAAGTCTCCCTGATCATCAACACCCCGACGAGCAGGCTGTCCAGGCGGGACGGCTCAAGGATCAGGAGGGCAGCCGTGGACTTCAAGGTGCCCTACATCACCACAATCCAGGCAGCCAAAGCCGCAGCTGATGCCATCGAGGCAATGAAGACCGGCGAGCTTACCATCAAATCGATTAACGAGTACCACGCCGAGATCTGA
- the carA gene encoding glutamine-hydrolyzing carbamoyl-phosphate synthase small subunit — MKAVLGLEDGTVIKGTGFGAEGTACGELVFTTQFTGYEEALTDPSYKGQLLMFTSPLIGNYGVSGERFQSDNIHAEGLVVREACRNPYHYKSTRSIHRFLEDEGKAGIEGVDTRALTIKTRDRGTLRAALITGSDDGEEAVEMARNFPQISDQELISLVTCKEPYSIPAAKGAWKGNGNPKRAVVIDLGIKRNILKNLSKRGIDLTVVPATATPKEIEAYEPDLLFVSNGPGDPELAKDAINAVKHFAGTVPVCGICFGHQIISLAMGARTYKLKFGHRGGNQPVKDLVENRVFITSQNHGFAVDADSLDGTGLYVKYLNANDRTVEGVSHKDLDVFSVQFHPEAHAGPTDTEEVFFGKVVKVLGGEV, encoded by the coding sequence ATGAAGGCAGTACTAGGTTTAGAAGACGGAACAGTTATTAAAGGCACGGGTTTCGGTGCCGAAGGAACAGCGTGCGGCGAACTTGTTTTTACAACTCAATTCACTGGATATGAAGAGGCTCTGACAGACCCTTCCTACAAGGGACAGCTCCTTATGTTCACCAGTCCATTGATCGGGAACTACGGGGTCAGCGGAGAGCGTTTCCAGTCCGACAACATCCATGCGGAGGGGCTTGTGGTGCGGGAGGCCTGCAGAAACCCCTACCATTACAAATCTACCCGTTCCATTCACAGATTTTTAGAGGACGAGGGAAAAGCCGGGATCGAAGGCGTGGACACCCGGGCCCTTACCATCAAGACCAGAGACCGCGGGACCCTCAGGGCTGCCCTGATCACGGGGAGTGACGATGGGGAGGAAGCCGTGGAAATGGCCAGGAATTTCCCCCAGATCTCGGACCAGGAACTGATTTCCCTGGTTACCTGCAAGGAACCCTACTCCATCCCGGCGGCAAAGGGAGCCTGGAAAGGAAACGGGAATCCCAAAAGAGCGGTTGTAATCGACCTCGGGATCAAGAGGAATATCCTGAAGAACCTTAGCAAGAGAGGGATTGACCTGACGGTTGTCCCGGCAACAGCAACCCCAAAGGAAATCGAAGCTTACGAGCCCGACCTTCTCTTTGTCTCCAACGGGCCGGGAGACCCCGAACTTGCAAAGGACGCAATCAACGCGGTCAAGCACTTTGCGGGCACGGTCCCTGTCTGCGGGATCTGCTTCGGGCACCAGATCATTTCCCTGGCCATGGGAGCCAGGACCTACAAGCTCAAATTCGGGCACAGGGGAGGAAACCAGCCTGTTAAGGACCTGGTGGAAAACAGGGTCTTTATCACTTCCCAGAACCACGGCTTTGCGGTGGACGCCGATTCCCTGGACGGGACAGGGCTCTACGTAAAATACCTGAACGCAAACGACAGGACCGTGGAAGGCGTATCCCACAAAGACCTAGACGTTTTCAGCGTGCAGTTCCATCCGGAAGCCCACGCGGGACCCACAGATACGGAGGAAGTCTTCTTCGGGAAGGTCGTAAAGGTCCTCGGAGGTGAGGTTTGA
- a CDS encoding glycine betaine/L-proline ABC transporter ATP-binding protein: MDRKVKLEIRNISKIFGKNPQKVISLLNKGYSKHEIFEKTKQTIGLNNVSFEVYEGETFVIMGLSGSGKSTLLRCINRLIDPTAGSIFIDGQDIASMDAEALRKIRRSKLGMVFQNFALLPHRTVLDNVAYGLEIQGVPKEERYEKAEVSIETVGLKGYEQSKITQLSGGMKQRVGLARALANDPDILLMDEAFSALDPLIRSEMQDELLSLEDAMQKTIIFVSHDLDEALKLGDRIALMKDGEVVQIGTPEEILTNPADSYVSKFVAGVDRSKVLTAEAVMWRPEPLVAVSSGPRVAVQLMKEHGISSIFVVEGKNRILKGILMIDDAVQALKSKKSFEPMIREVPSVPPEMPLNEIIPLIADSEYPLPVVNENRKLKGIIVRGTVLGALAMSEDTANGEAEELGADTKSTAEMESPDRVSGESTLEGSNTSKSPVSDGPEGELKGKAPPEIEVNKELDNRELDNKGPGSLDKDLDVNAC, encoded by the coding sequence GTGGATAGGAAAGTAAAATTGGAAATTAGAAACATTTCAAAGATTTTTGGTAAAAACCCCCAGAAAGTAATTTCTCTTCTTAATAAAGGTTACTCCAAACACGAGATTTTTGAAAAAACGAAACAGACTATCGGACTTAACAATGTCAGTTTCGAAGTTTATGAAGGAGAAACGTTTGTTATTATGGGACTCTCGGGTTCGGGAAAGTCCACTCTTTTGCGCTGTATAAACCGCCTTATTGATCCCACGGCCGGGAGCATCTTCATTGACGGGCAGGACATCGCGTCCATGGATGCGGAAGCCCTGAGGAAGATCCGCAGGAGCAAACTTGGTATGGTGTTCCAGAACTTTGCCCTGCTCCCGCACAGGACCGTGCTCGATAACGTGGCTTACGGCCTGGAAATCCAGGGAGTTCCAAAAGAAGAGCGTTACGAAAAGGCCGAGGTCTCAATTGAAACCGTCGGGCTTAAAGGGTACGAGCAGAGCAAAATCACCCAGCTCAGTGGGGGAATGAAACAGAGGGTCGGGCTTGCCCGGGCTCTTGCAAACGACCCTGACATCCTGCTCATGGACGAGGCGTTCAGCGCTCTTGACCCCCTCATCAGGTCCGAGATGCAGGACGAACTGCTCTCCCTGGAAGACGCGATGCAAAAGACCATCATCTTCGTGTCCCACGACCTTGACGAGGCCCTTAAACTGGGAGACAGAATCGCGCTAATGAAAGACGGGGAAGTTGTCCAGATCGGCACCCCGGAAGAGATCCTGACCAACCCTGCAGACTCCTACGTCTCGAAGTTCGTTGCCGGTGTGGACCGTTCAAAAGTCCTCACTGCCGAAGCCGTGATGTGGAGGCCCGAACCCCTCGTAGCCGTAAGTTCCGGACCCAGGGTTGCCGTGCAGTTGATGAAGGAACACGGGATTTCCTCGATCTTTGTGGTTGAAGGGAAAAACAGGATTTTGAAAGGTATCCTCATGATAGACGATGCCGTGCAAGCCCTGAAATCCAAAAAGAGTTTCGAGCCCATGATCAGGGAAGTCCCCTCCGTACCCCCGGAAATGCCCCTGAACGAGATCATTCCCCTTATTGCGGACAGCGAATACCCTCTGCCCGTGGTCAATGAAAACAGGAAGCTTAAAGGAATCATCGTTCGGGGTACCGTGCTCGGAGCCCTGGCAATGTCCGAGGATACCGCAAACGGTGAAGCCGAAGAGCTTGGAGCTGACACAAAAAGCACAGCTGAAATGGAGTCTCCTGACCGGGTTTCCGGGGAAAGTACGCTTGAAGGGAGCAATACTTCAAAAAGCCCTGTCTCGGACGGACCCGAGGGAGAATTAAAGGGAAAAGCTCCTCCTGAGATCGAAGTGAATAAAGAGCTTGATAACAGGGAGCTTGATAATAAGGGACCCGGAAGTCTCGACAAGGACCTGGATGTGAACGCATGTTAA
- a CDS encoding proline/glycine betaine ABC transporter permease: MLIPKLPIGDTVEFAVDWIEDHFGVVLDLVSDQLDFLISALKDVLLFLPPEIFILALSLFAYFAGKRNTKLAVGTAGGFLLIQNMGLWALSMETLALVLSSAMLALFIGIPVGILSAKSEVLNHVVRPVLDLMQTMPSFVYLIPALIFFGLGNVPGMIATVVFAMPPAIRLTDLGVRQVPKELVEVADAFGSTGWQKLVKVELPVALPTIMAGVNQCIMLALSMVVIAAMIGARGLGYQVLFGIQRVDIGLGFEAGLGIVIIAVVLDRLTQHLSPR, translated from the coding sequence ATGTTAATCCCCAAGCTTCCTATAGGTGACACCGTTGAGTTTGCGGTGGACTGGATCGAGGACCACTTTGGAGTTGTGCTGGACCTGGTAAGTGACCAGCTGGATTTCCTGATCTCGGCGTTGAAAGACGTCCTGCTTTTCCTGCCTCCCGAAATCTTCATTCTCGCCCTCTCTCTCTTTGCGTATTTTGCAGGGAAACGGAATACCAAGCTTGCTGTCGGGACGGCTGGAGGCTTTCTGCTGATCCAGAACATGGGGCTCTGGGCCCTTTCCATGGAAACCCTTGCCCTTGTGCTCTCGTCAGCCATGCTGGCCCTCTTTATCGGGATTCCGGTGGGCATCCTTTCCGCAAAAAGCGAGGTCCTTAACCACGTCGTAAGGCCGGTGCTTGACCTGATGCAGACTATGCCCTCTTTCGTCTACCTTATCCCTGCCCTGATCTTTTTCGGGCTCGGAAACGTCCCTGGTATGATCGCAACCGTGGTCTTTGCCATGCCCCCGGCAATCAGGCTCACGGACCTGGGGGTCCGGCAGGTCCCAAAAGAACTCGTGGAAGTTGCTGACGCCTTCGGGTCCACAGGCTGGCAGAAACTTGTGAAAGTGGAACTGCCGGTAGCCCTCCCGACTATTATGGCAGGGGTTAACCAGTGCATCATGCTCGCGCTTTCCATGGTGGTAATAGCGGCAATGATCGGGGCAAGGGGCCTTGGCTACCAGGTGCTTTTCGGCATCCAGAGGGTGGACATCGGCCTCGGTTTCGAAGCAGGCCTCGGGATCGTTATTATTGCGGTTGTCCTGGACCGGCTCACCCAGCACCTGAGCCCCAGGTAA
- a CDS encoding glycine betaine ABC transporter substrate-binding protein, producing the protein MKKLKLIFIVGLVLGLFIFGAGCADNGEEVEDGSEEGAAGTAEVSELDQPVKIGYVLWDGEIASTNVIQQVLQQAGYTNVDIIAVDAGPLYQGVASGEFDFTTSAWLPQTQANYWETYGDQLDSVQVNLEGCRIGLVVPAYVEIDSIEELNANKDQFDGEIVGIDPGSGIMQVTEDAITEYGLDYNLVSSSSAGMTAALKKAVDDEDPIVVTLWSPHWTFNRWELKYLDDPKGLYGEADHVETLARLGLAEDMPNLYGILERFVWTHDDIQSVMMDIENGMAPEEAASKWVENNPEKVNEWIGEE; encoded by the coding sequence ATGAAAAAACTTAAATTAATTTTCATAGTCGGGCTTGTCCTCGGTCTCTTCATTTTCGGAGCAGGCTGTGCTGACAACGGAGAAGAAGTTGAAGACGGCTCTGAGGAAGGTGCTGCAGGAACTGCTGAAGTTTCCGAACTTGATCAGCCTGTGAAGATCGGGTACGTCCTCTGGGATGGGGAAATTGCCAGTACCAATGTAATCCAGCAGGTCCTCCAGCAGGCTGGGTATACCAATGTGGACATCATTGCAGTGGATGCAGGACCCCTTTACCAGGGTGTGGCCTCCGGTGAGTTCGACTTCACAACATCAGCGTGGCTCCCCCAGACCCAGGCAAACTACTGGGAAACCTACGGGGACCAGCTTGACTCCGTCCAGGTGAACCTGGAAGGCTGCAGGATCGGACTTGTTGTGCCCGCATATGTGGAAATTGACTCCATCGAGGAACTCAATGCCAACAAGGACCAGTTCGACGGCGAAATCGTCGGAATCGACCCCGGATCGGGCATCATGCAGGTCACCGAAGATGCAATCACGGAATACGGACTCGACTACAACCTGGTATCGAGCAGCAGTGCAGGCATGACCGCTGCCCTAAAGAAAGCCGTGGACGACGAGGACCCCATCGTTGTAACCCTCTGGTCTCCCCACTGGACCTTCAACCGCTGGGAGCTTAAATACCTTGACGACCCCAAAGGCCTCTACGGAGAAGCCGACCACGTTGAGACCCTCGCAAGACTGGGTCTTGCAGAAGACATGCCAAACCTCTACGGCATCCTTGAAAGGTTTGTCTGGACCCATGACGACATCCAGTCCGTTATGATGGACATCGAAAACGGCATGGCTCCTGAAGAGGCTGCCTCAAAGTGGGTCGAAAACAACCCCGAAAAAGTCAACGAATGGATCGGAGAGGAGTAA
- the mtaA gene encoding methylcobamide:CoM methyltransferase MtaA — MEKPNFRKEILNVLSGKTPANPPVGSFTTTPVLELMDLSGAARPEADSQPDKMALLAFSQYVNASFETLRYPFDVVVLAEALGCSIDPGTKARPPAVTKGIVGRPPVIPKLPEAPEVLLKKGRIPAVLEATEILREKAGSKLPLIVGMEGPGDLATSLCGISNFLKWTIKSPHLVTRLVDLCTDACIMYGRECLKRGADVVVIADAVSSPVMISPNAFRSLIKPGMARIPKALGGKSVLHICGSADPIIADMAECGYDGLSLEESIKDLKSAVHIAHECGTAVIGNVSTSRTLFAGKPEDVKRGAFESLQAGVDVLAPGCGLAPETPLKNLKALVEARNEFCGRK, encoded by the coding sequence ATGGAAAAACCAAACTTCAGGAAAGAAATCCTCAACGTTCTCTCAGGCAAGACCCCTGCAAACCCGCCGGTAGGCAGTTTCACAACCACCCCTGTCCTCGAACTGATGGACCTTAGCGGGGCAGCCCGCCCGGAGGCTGACAGCCAGCCCGACAAAATGGCTTTGCTTGCCTTTTCCCAGTACGTGAACGCTTCTTTTGAAACCCTCAGGTATCCCTTTGACGTGGTTGTGCTTGCAGAAGCCCTGGGTTGCAGCATTGACCCTGGCACGAAAGCCAGGCCCCCGGCAGTGACAAAAGGCATCGTCGGTCGTCCTCCTGTAATCCCCAAACTCCCCGAAGCTCCAGAAGTTCTCCTTAAAAAGGGCAGGATTCCGGCTGTCCTGGAAGCCACGGAAATCCTCCGGGAAAAAGCAGGCTCGAAGCTCCCGCTAATCGTGGGAATGGAAGGCCCCGGAGACCTTGCGACCTCCCTTTGCGGGATTTCGAATTTCCTGAAGTGGACGATCAAAAGCCCCCACCTCGTAACCAGGCTGGTGGACCTCTGCACCGACGCCTGCATTATGTACGGCAGGGAGTGTCTGAAAAGAGGAGCAGATGTAGTCGTCATAGCCGATGCCGTCTCCTCCCCTGTCATGATTTCCCCGAATGCCTTCAGGAGCCTGATAAAACCGGGCATGGCAAGGATCCCGAAAGCCCTGGGGGGCAAAAGCGTCCTTCACATCTGCGGCTCCGCCGACCCGATTATTGCGGATATGGCCGAGTGCGGGTATGACGGGCTGAGTCTTGAGGAGAGCATAAAGGACCTGAAAAGCGCCGTGCACATAGCCCATGAGTGCGGGACTGCCGTCATCGGAAACGTCTCAACGTCGAGGACACTCTTTGCCGGAAAGCCGGAAGACGTTAAAAGAGGAGCATTCGAGTCCCTGCAAGCAGGCGTTGATGTGCTTGCTCCGGGCTGCGGGCTTGCGCCGGAAACCCCGCTTAAAAACCTGAAGGCTCTGGTGGAAGCAAGGAATGAGTTTTGCGGGAGAAAGTGA
- a CDS encoding flavodoxin family protein: MNAVKILGVSGSPRKGGNTDILLDNFLKGAESAGAETKKVLLREYSIESCVGCEGCRKAGTCIRFHDGMELLYPEIEEAKGLILGSPTYNYNVTAPMKAFIDRLYPYYNFTDERPGPYSSKLGDQGRKTLVFTVCEQEKLEEMGFTLEALGMPLEALGYEVVEKFLATKCFAKGTVSKNEELLEKAFESGKKMAEALR, from the coding sequence ATGAATGCCGTAAAAATTCTCGGAGTAAGCGGAAGCCCCCGGAAAGGCGGGAATACCGACATCTTGCTCGACAACTTTTTGAAAGGAGCGGAATCAGCAGGAGCTGAGACGAAAAAAGTCCTGTTAAGGGAATATTCAATCGAGTCCTGTGTCGGCTGCGAAGGGTGCCGGAAAGCCGGGACCTGCATCAGGTTCCACGACGGGATGGAACTCCTTTATCCCGAAATCGAGGAAGCTAAGGGGCTTATCCTCGGTTCCCCGACCTACAACTACAACGTAACCGCCCCGATGAAAGCCTTCATCGACCGGCTCTACCCCTACTACAATTTCACCGACGAACGCCCGGGACCTTACTCGAGCAAGCTTGGAGACCAGGGACGAAAGACCCTTGTTTTTACAGTCTGCGAGCAGGAGAAACTTGAAGAAATGGGCTTTACGCTCGAAGCCCTCGGTATGCCTCTTGAAGCCCTGGGTTATGAAGTGGTGGAAAAATTCCTTGCTACAAAGTGCTTTGCGAAGGGCACGGTTTCAAAGAATGAAGAATTGCTCGAAAAGGCGTTTGAAAGCGGAAAAAAGATGGCAGAGGCTCTCCGGTGA
- a CDS encoding tetratricopeptide repeat protein produces MAKMAKTLKTLEKAAEESSGKGRVFFEMDKYEEALEAYGEAAETWKEMADLLFENGKEESANTFLGKVFEAESGCGMALFKLGKYEEALEVVDKALELNPDSPTEWSNRGFVLSALGRNEEALEAFDKALSLDPESPKTMTSKGVVYFRMGFPERALEVFEEALKMEPKKASDWACKLPRFSFFSRNKAPLMRPDNAETWYWKAKAYLELGEREKALEAYKHSLESDPDHLNSLFSGGGLLCEFGEYREAFKCYARALKLSPGNEAARKGKEFCEEKINEKLEDEK; encoded by the coding sequence ATGGCAAAAATGGCAAAAACGCTTAAAACCCTTGAAAAAGCCGCCGAAGAGAGCTCCGGCAAAGGCAGGGTCTTTTTCGAGATGGATAAATATGAAGAAGCCCTGGAAGCATATGGGGAAGCCGCTGAGACCTGGAAAGAAATGGCAGACCTCCTTTTCGAAAATGGCAAAGAGGAGAGTGCAAACACCTTCCTGGGAAAGGTCTTTGAAGCAGAGTCCGGCTGCGGGATGGCTCTTTTCAAGCTCGGAAAGTACGAAGAAGCCCTGGAAGTCGTTGACAAAGCCCTGGAACTGAACCCCGACAGCCCAACCGAATGGTCCAACCGGGGTTTTGTGCTCTCGGCTCTCGGGCGAAATGAAGAAGCGCTCGAAGCCTTTGATAAAGCGCTTTCCCTGGACCCAGAATCCCCCAAAACCATGACCAGCAAGGGCGTGGTTTATTTCAGGATGGGCTTTCCGGAAAGAGCCCTGGAGGTTTTCGAAGAAGCCCTGAAAATGGAGCCCAAAAAGGCTTCGGACTGGGCATGTAAGCTTCCCAGGTTCAGTTTCTTTTCCCGGAACAAGGCTCCCCTCATGCGTCCCGACAACGCCGAGACCTGGTACTGGAAAGCCAAAGCCTATCTGGAACTCGGGGAAAGGGAAAAAGCCCTGGAAGCCTACAAACATTCCCTGGAAAGTGACCCCGACCACCTGAACTCCCTCTTCAGCGGAGGCGGACTCCTCTGCGAATTCGGGGAATACCGGGAGGCTTTCAAGTGCTATGCAAGGGCGCTGAAACTAAGCCCCGGGAATGAGGCTGCAAGGAAAGGAAAAGAGTTCTGTGAAGAGAAGATAAACGAGAAGCTTGAGGACGAAAAGTAA